The proteins below come from a single Triticum aestivum cultivar Chinese Spring chromosome 5D, IWGSC CS RefSeq v2.1, whole genome shotgun sequence genomic window:
- the LOC123122562 gene encoding uncharacterized protein isoform X2 gives MPLDDMFAESGDQFNFDGFHLLCSDEKPSSFGVVCVLGDVTKVRAAVFSSETWEWVVHPWVDIGAERKLRFRSGMLVGSSIYWPYNWLVQGYNFKIGDTEDGELCIVYALDSLLHVWTRRADDDGGIERWVPHKTFSLIEDIGWITETLRGMYTGLEVLEVRAGCVYMATKHSSPCRWFFSLSLDTMEIERLFQGRCDGQAYPYIMAWPPLVGDHGSIGHDGVEGSQ, from the exons ATGCCGCTTGACGATATGTTTGCGGAGAGCGGTGACCAGTTCAACTTCGATGGTTTCCACCTGCTGTGCTCCGACGAGAAGCCCTCCTCCTTCGGCGTGGTCTGCGTCTTGGGGGATGTGACTAAGGTTCGTGCCGCCGTCTTCTCGTCAGAGACTTGGGAATGGGTCGTCCACCCGTGGGTCGACATCGGAGCAGAAAGGAAGCTAAGGTTCAGGAGCGGCATGCTGGTGGGTTCTTCTATTTATTGGCCTTACAACTGGCTG GTGCAAGGGTACAATTTCAAGATTGGGGACACTGAGGACGGCGAGCTTTGCATTGTGTATGCACTGGACTCCCTTCTCCATGTTTGGACCCGTCGAGCGGACGACGACGGCGGGATCGAGAGATGGGTACCACACAAGACATTCTCTTTGATTGAAGATATTGGTTGGATTACTGAGACATTGCGGGGCATGTATACCGGCCTGGAAGTTTTGGAAGTTAGGGCAGGGTGCGTGTACATGGCGACAAAGCACAGTTCACCTTGCCGCTGGTTCTTCTCCCTTTCATTGGATACCATGGAGATTGAGAGGCTATTTCAGGGGAGATGTGATGGCCAGGCCTATCCGTATATTATGGCCTGGCCTCCTTTGGTCGGCGATCATGGGAGCATTGGACATGATGGGGTTGAAGGTTCTCAGTGA
- the LOC123122562 gene encoding uncharacterized protein isoform X1 produces the protein MPLDDMFAESGDQFNFDGFHLLCSDEKPSSFGVVCVLGDVTKVRAAVFSSETWEWVVHPWVDIGAERKLRFRSGMLVGSSIYWPYNWLVSNGDEGEGYVVKLDTVTMDFSFVDLPLKVQGYNFKIGDTEDGELCIVYALDSLLHVWTRRADDDGGIERWVPHKTFSLIEDIGWITETLRGMYTGLEVLEVRAGCVYMATKHSSPCRWFFSLSLDTMEIERLFQGRCDGQAYPYIMAWPPLVGDHGSIGHDGVEGSQ, from the coding sequence ATGCCGCTTGACGATATGTTTGCGGAGAGCGGTGACCAGTTCAACTTCGATGGTTTCCACCTGCTGTGCTCCGACGAGAAGCCCTCCTCCTTCGGCGTGGTCTGCGTCTTGGGGGATGTGACTAAGGTTCGTGCCGCCGTCTTCTCGTCAGAGACTTGGGAATGGGTCGTCCACCCGTGGGTCGACATCGGAGCAGAAAGGAAGCTAAGGTTCAGGAGCGGCATGCTGGTGGGTTCTTCTATTTATTGGCCTTACAACTGGCTGGTAAGTAACGGTGATGAAGGCGAAGGATATGTGGTTAAGCTTGACACAGTGACCATGGATTTCTCCTTTGTGGATCTGCCTTTGAAGGTGCAAGGGTACAATTTCAAGATTGGGGACACTGAGGACGGCGAGCTTTGCATTGTGTATGCACTGGACTCCCTTCTCCATGTTTGGACCCGTCGAGCGGACGACGACGGCGGGATCGAGAGATGGGTACCACACAAGACATTCTCTTTGATTGAAGATATTGGTTGGATTACTGAGACATTGCGGGGCATGTATACCGGCCTGGAAGTTTTGGAAGTTAGGGCAGGGTGCGTGTACATGGCGACAAAGCACAGTTCACCTTGCCGCTGGTTCTTCTCCCTTTCATTGGATACCATGGAGATTGAGAGGCTATTTCAGGGGAGATGTGATGGCCAGGCCTATCCGTATATTATGGCCTGGCCTCCTTTGGTCGGCGATCATGGGAGCATTGGACATGATGGGGTTGAAGGTTCTCAGTGA